From one bacterium Scap17 genomic stretch:
- a CDS encoding biotin/lipoyl-binding protein — protein sequence MDIRFDPEKSRHPDQQSGLKVPYAKARRGGGRWRWIGLMALVLVPVVAFSWYALRDRLLLSAPAVLTHEPLVITSPRDARVVDVPQRAGQRVKQGNTLFVLEDGELEADRTALKEILATLPAKGAQQESESLVDTARQRVDDAEASLRFQSGLADKFDDFRRQGEVPLTDLASIHVARASAQDQLSGARENLLLQLRENTRSELAGPVVQRRQDLTRQLARIEASIAAMSLMAAQDGLLAKSYVQPGQQVSAGEPLGVLVPANAPELHAYFSPKYVGKVAVGRVAEAHFADGRSVLARIVAPPELTQKLPSQLAGPFDANQAMLEVRLRPLEAIDVRHDVEGLPLEIRLRSPSALWGDWGDEDEAGTTAAERSSPEAKAEA from the coding sequence ATGGATATTCGATTTGACCCGGAAAAGTCTCGTCACCCGGACCAGCAGTCCGGGCTGAAGGTTCCTTACGCCAAGGCCAGGCGGGGCGGAGGACGCTGGCGCTGGATAGGGCTGATGGCCCTGGTGCTGGTGCCGGTGGTGGCTTTCTCCTGGTATGCGCTGCGAGACCGCTTGCTGCTGTCGGCCCCGGCGGTACTGACGCACGAGCCGCTGGTGATCACCAGTCCGCGTGATGCGCGTGTCGTTGATGTACCTCAGCGTGCCGGCCAGCGCGTCAAGCAGGGCAACACCCTGTTCGTGCTTGAGGATGGTGAGCTGGAGGCCGATCGCACCGCGCTCAAGGAGATTCTGGCCACGCTGCCCGCCAAGGGCGCACAGCAAGAGAGCGAGTCGCTGGTCGATACCGCTCGCCAGCGGGTCGATGACGCCGAGGCCTCATTGCGCTTCCAGTCCGGGCTGGCTGACAAGTTCGATGACTTCCGTCGCCAGGGTGAGGTCCCCCTGACGGATCTCGCCAGTATCCACGTGGCCCGTGCCAGTGCTCAGGATCAACTGTCGGGAGCGCGTGAGAACCTGCTGCTGCAGCTGCGCGAGAATACGCGCTCCGAGCTGGCTGGCCCGGTCGTTCAGCGCCGTCAGGATCTGACTCGCCAGCTGGCGCGTATCGAAGCCAGCATCGCGGCGATGTCCTTGATGGCGGCTCAGGATGGCCTGTTGGCCAAGAGCTACGTGCAGCCCGGTCAGCAGGTGAGTGCTGGCGAACCCTTGGGCGTGCTGGTGCCTGCCAATGCGCCGGAACTGCATGCCTATTTCTCGCCGAAATATGTCGGCAAGGTGGCTGTCGGGCGAGTGGCCGAGGCGCATTTCGCGGATGGCCGCAGTGTCTTGGCGCGTATCGTGGCGCCGCCGGAGCTGACCCAGAAGCTGCCCTCACAGCTGGCGGGCCCCTTCGATGCCAATCAAGCAATGCTCGAAGTCAGGTTGCGCCCCCTCGAAGCCATCGACGTTCGGCATGATGTGGAAGGCCTGCCGCTGGAGATTCGTCTGCGCTCTCCCTCTGCGCTCTGGGGAGATTGGGGCGATGAAGACGAAGCGGGTACCACTGCGGCAGAGCGCTCTTCGCCCGAGGCGAAAGCGGAAGCATGA
- the dinB gene encoding DNA polymerase IV: MRKILHADCDCFYAAVEMLRHPEWREVPIAIGGRTEQRGVIATCNYPARAFGVRSAMSTARALRLCPQLILVPPDFERYRAVSAEIQALFHELTPLVEPLSLDEAYLDVSAVTDFQGSATWMARWLKEEALKRTGITLSLGVAANKFLAKIASDWEKPDGLTVITPETSDAFIRQLPVGKLHGVGPATLARLTRLGITTCEDMRGTPLTTLAEHFGKFGTRLHELAHGIDERPVRVERERKSISVEHTFDHDLPDLPACLERLPALLERLTSRHARHDQPVLAKQFVKIRFNDFESTTLESLLPASTTTLPSANSFALLMEQAWQRGHRPVRLLGVGVRLKAREDAQQLGLF, encoded by the coding sequence ATGCGCAAGATCCTCCACGCCGACTGCGATTGCTTCTATGCCGCCGTCGAGATGCTCCGCCATCCCGAGTGGCGCGAGGTGCCCATCGCCATCGGTGGCCGCACCGAGCAACGCGGTGTCATCGCCACCTGCAACTATCCCGCGCGTGCCTTCGGTGTACGCTCGGCGATGTCGACTGCCCGCGCGCTACGCCTGTGCCCACAGCTGATTCTGGTGCCACCGGACTTCGAGCGCTACCGCGCCGTCTCCGCCGAGATCCAGGCACTCTTCCATGAGCTGACGCCCCTGGTGGAGCCTCTCTCGCTGGATGAGGCCTATCTGGATGTCAGCGCCGTGACTGACTTTCAGGGCAGCGCCACCTGGATGGCGCGCTGGCTGAAGGAAGAGGCGCTCAAGCGCACCGGCATCACCCTCTCCCTTGGCGTGGCCGCCAACAAGTTTCTGGCCAAGATCGCCAGCGACTGGGAAAAGCCCGACGGCCTGACGGTGATCACGCCCGAGACCAGCGACGCCTTCATCCGCCAGCTGCCCGTCGGCAAGCTGCACGGAGTCGGCCCCGCGACGCTGGCGCGTCTGACACGCCTGGGCATCACCACCTGCGAAGACATGCGCGGCACACCGTTGACGACACTGGCCGAGCACTTCGGCAAGTTCGGCACCCGCCTGCACGAACTGGCGCACGGCATCGATGAGCGACCGGTGCGTGTCGAACGCGAACGCAAGTCGATCAGTGTCGAGCACACCTTCGATCACGACCTGCCTGACCTGCCGGCCTGTCTCGAACGCCTGCCCGCCCTGCTCGAACGCCTGACCAGCCGCCACGCCCGCCATGACCAGCCGGTGCTGGCCAAGCAGTTCGTCAAGATCCGCTTCAACGATTTCGAGAGCACCACGCTGGAAAGCCTGCTCCCCGCCTCGACCACCACACTGCCGAGCGCCAACAGCTTCGCCCTGCTGATGGAGCAAGCCTGGCAACGCGGCCATCGCCCTGTCCGACTGCTGGGTGTCGGCGTGCGCCTCAAGGCCCGCGAGGACGCCCAGCAGCTGGGATTGTTCTAG
- a CDS encoding Na+/H+ antiporter family protein: MNAVILAVLVMVGLSLARVSVVFALVAGALVGGLFSGLSLTDTLGAFNDGVGGGAKVALAYATLGAFAVALSRSGLPDLLAARLIGLLNGESTPRRQTAIKYGLLGSVTLVAISSQNLIPVHIAFIPILIPPLLVAMNRLRLDRRAVACALTFGLTAPYMLLPVGFGSIFLNDILLANINEAGQSLGLDVTRGMVPMAMAIPVGGMFLGLLTALFVSYRKPRDYATREIKSSNVPHHTPMHTPSKSGLVMAGIAIIAALGIQLYSGSMILGGLVGFAILSLGGLFKWNEADDLFTSGMRMMALIGFIMISAAGFASVMKATGDIQTLVDASFHIIGDNKPLAALVMLMVGLFITLGIGSSFSTIPIIAAIYVPLALQFGFSPLATVALIGTAAALGDAGSPASDSTLGPTAGLNVDQQHDHIWDSVVPTFLHYNIPLIVFGWVAAMTL, from the coding sequence ATGAATGCGGTAATTCTGGCCGTCCTGGTCATGGTCGGCCTGTCGTTGGCTCGCGTCTCGGTCGTCTTCGCGCTGGTCGCCGGCGCCCTGGTCGGCGGTCTGTTCAGCGGGCTGTCCCTGACCGACACGCTCGGCGCCTTCAATGACGGTGTCGGCGGCGGCGCCAAGGTCGCGCTGGCCTACGCCACTCTCGGTGCCTTCGCCGTCGCCCTGTCTCGCTCCGGTTTGCCGGACCTGCTCGCCGCACGCCTGATCGGCCTGCTCAATGGCGAAAGCACGCCGCGCCGCCAGACGGCCATCAAGTACGGCCTGCTGGGCAGCGTGACCTTGGTCGCGATTTCCTCCCAGAACCTGATTCCGGTTCACATCGCCTTCATCCCGATCCTGATTCCGCCGCTGCTGGTCGCCATGAACCGCCTGCGTCTGGATCGTCGTGCCGTGGCCTGTGCACTGACCTTCGGCCTGACCGCGCCCTACATGCTGCTGCCGGTCGGTTTCGGCTCCATCTTCCTCAACGACATCCTGCTGGCCAACATCAATGAGGCCGGTCAGTCGCTCGGTCTCGACGTGACGCGTGGCATGGTGCCGATGGCGATGGCGATTCCCGTCGGCGGCATGTTCCTCGGCCTGCTGACGGCGCTGTTCGTCTCCTACCGCAAGCCGCGTGACTACGCGACCCGCGAGATCAAGTCCAGCAACGTACCGCACCACACGCCCATGCACACGCCGTCCAAGAGCGGCCTGGTCATGGCAGGCATCGCCATCATCGCCGCCCTGGGCATTCAGCTGTATTCCGGCTCGATGATTCTCGGCGGCCTGGTCGGCTTCGCCATCCTCTCGCTGGGTGGTCTGTTCAAGTGGAACGAAGCGGATGACCTCTTCACCTCCGGCATGCGCATGATGGCACTGATCGGCTTCATCATGATCTCGGCGGCAGGTTTCGCTTCCGTGATGAAGGCCACCGGCGACATCCAGACCCTGGTCGACGCCTCCTTCCATATCATCGGAGACAACAAGCCGCTGGCCGCACTGGTCATGCTGATGGTCGGTCTGTTCATCACCCTCGGCATCGGCTCCAGTTTCTCGACCATTCCGATCATTGCCGCTATCTACGTGCCGCTGGCGCTGCAATTCGGCTTCTCGCCGCTGGCCACCGTCGCGCTGATCGGCACCGCCGCCGCGCTGGGGGATGCCGGCTCACCGGCTTCTGACTCGACCCTCGGCCCGACGGCCGGCCTGAATGTCGATCAGCAGCACGACCACATCTGGGACAGCGTGGTGCCGACCTTCCTCCACTACAACATCCCGCTGATCGTGTTCGGCTGGGTGGCCGCGATGACGCTGTAA